One window of Nymphaea colorata isolate Beijing-Zhang1983 chromosome 1, ASM883128v2, whole genome shotgun sequence genomic DNA carries:
- the LOC116266595 gene encoding uncharacterized protein LOC116266595 has product MKLGFRSRNLDSSPAQYLDGSFRRSESVVSPSKSVDSSTSKFVPSSRRVFKALKEYAKKVINVELFVPNIEDWIHERTGTNPIDNDLLFKAPFLVDELQKLDYALEGVVFQQLFRMPCTAYASDELKEDKLLALEDFLHAIADGLWRTFWSKSGPLPFFVCCPRYPGSKLYTVEKAASRGRIGSLSGAALIAKTGKSSEAHWDQVVELALFKSDVAQGVELGFSASTIAEALFYGFHVILSRSLSKFDTTSSNTVYFLVLDPKFGGVIKVGGELSNLEINTSNPYKSIAEWIKNHAEVNVSPVDLIWNKFGNPNWGDLGTLQLILATFYSIVQFKGPPKKSVATLVADHNLRLEKRRFEYQVPEIVDTSTYERQHAQSGEIVELECEEMHSFEKKIARLKLNPGDIMVLEDLQGQKSFQIQEILISGNCLSYSAICLEHPGELLTVYVGSHPSRLKPSWEDMSLWYQVQRQTKVLNIMKQQGVSSKFLPEIVASGRIVHPGPCQKQDPSSRCDHPWCGTPVLVTFPVGEPLSSIVARDGPFASEEALRCCRDCLSALRSAALANIQHGDICPENILRVHDSSECRYVPVSWGHAVLDDRDSPAVNLQFSSTHALQQGKLCPASDAESLVYLLYFVCGGLMQQQDSIESALQWREKCWAKRSIQQQLGEVSALLKAFADYVDSLCGTPYPVDYEIWLRRLNKIVNGGADKGKLVEMNLATASRSDNVAESSGTSGGPSC; this is encoded by the exons CACAATATTTGGATGGGAGTTTTAGAAGGTCCGAGTCCG TTGTTTCACCAAGCAAGTCAGTGGACTCAAGCACTAGTAAGTTTGTTCCTTCATCCAGAAGAGTGTTCAAGGCTCTTAAAGAATATGCAAAGAAAGTCATTAACGTTGAATTATTTGTACCCAATATTGAGGACTGGATTCATGAGAGAACCGGCACCAATcctattgataatgatttgtTGTTCAAAGCCCCTTTTCTGGTTGATGAGCTGCAAAAGCTTGATTATGCATTGGAGGGAgttgtgtttcaacaactattcAGAATGCCTTGTACAGCTTATGCATCTGATGAACTGAAGGAAGACAAACTTCTTGCTTTAGAAGATTTCCTTCATGCAATTGCTGATGGTCTGTGGCGGACCTTTTGGAGTAAAAGTGGCCCATTGCCATTTTTTGTATGTTGTCCACGATACCCTGGATCAAAACTCTATACTGTTGAGAAGGCAGCTTCAAGAGGAAGAATTGGTTCATTATCTGGAGCAGCTTTAATAGCTAAAACTGGTAAAAGTTCAGAGGCCCACTGGGATCAGGTGGTGGAACTTGCACTGTTCAAATCTGATGTTGCACAGGGAGTGGAGCTGGGGTTTTCAGCCTCTACTATAGCTGAAGCCTTATTTTATGGATTTCATGTGATCCTTTCAAGGAGTTTGAGCAAATTTGACACTACGAGCAGTAACACTGTTTATTTTCTGGTACTGGATCCAAAATTTGGAGGGGTGATAAAAGTTGGGGGTGAACTTAGTAACCTAGAAATTAATACAAGCAACCCCTACAAATCCATTGCAGAATGGATTAAAAACCATGCTGAAGTCAATGTGTCTCCTGTTGATCTCATTTGGAATAAGTTCGGGAATCCTAATTGGGGGGATCTTGGGACCTTGCAGTTGATTCTGGCAACATTTTATTCAATTGTCCAGTTCAAAGGACCACCAAAGAAATCTGTTGCCACCTTAGTTGCTGATCATAACCTTCGCCTCGAGAAACGTAGGTTTGAGTACCAAGTGCCTGAGATTGTTGACACATCGACTTATGAACGACAACATGCCCAGTCAGGAGAAATTGTGGAACTTGAATGTGAAGAGATGCACAGCTTTGAGAAGAAAATAGCAAGATTAAAGCTCAACCCTGGGGATATTATGGTATTGGAAGATCTTCAGGGCCAGAAAAGTTTCCAGATACAGGAGATTCTGATCAGTGGGAATTGTTTGTCTTATAGTGCCATTTGTCTAGAACATCCAGGTGAACTGTTAACTGTCTATGTAGGTTCACATCCATCACGGCTGAAGCCTTCATGGGAGGACATGAGCCTGTGGTATCAAGTTCAGCGTCAGACTAAGGTCTTGAATATCATGAAGCAGCAGGGCGTATCAAGTAAATTCTTGCCAGAGATTGTTGCTTCTGGTCGCATTGTACATCCTGGTCCATGCCAGAAGCAGGATCCCAGTAGTCGGTGTGATCATCCCTGGTGTGGAACTCCAGTTCTCGTTACATTTCCTGTGGGTGAGCCGCTTTCATCTATTGTTGCACGTGATGGCCCATTTGCCTCTGAGGAAGCTCTGCGCTGCTGTAGAGATTGCCTCTCTGCACTAAGAAGTGCTGCATTAGCTAACATCCAGCATGGTGACATCTGTCCAGAAAATATTTTACGAGTTCATGATTCTAGTGAATGTCGTTATGTACCTGTATCTTGGGGGCATGCAGTCCTGGATGACAGGGATAGCCCAGCTGTGAACTTGCAGTTTTCTTCCACTCATGCTCTGCAGCAAGGAAAACTGTGTCCTGCATCAGATGCTGAAAGCCTTGTCTACCTCCTCTATTTTGTGTGTGGTGGTCTGATGCAACAACAGGATTCCATAGAATCAGCATTGCAGTGGAGGGAGAAATGCTGGGCAAAGAGATCGATACAGCAACAGCTGGGTGAGGTTTCAGCATTGCTGAAAGCCTTTGCTGACTATGTTGACAGCCTCTGTGGCACTCCATACCCTGTAGATTATGAAATATGGTTGAGGAGACTTAACAAAATTGTGAATGGGGGAGCAGATAAGGGGAAATTGGTTGAAATGAATTTGGCAACAGCATCAAGATCAGACAATGTAGCTGAATCGTCCGGAACATCCGGAGGCCCATCTTgttga